One region of Xylanimonas ulmi genomic DNA includes:
- a CDS encoding ABC transporter ATP-binding protein, giving the protein MTPSAPVLLDIRDLCVRFGGIAALDGPSLAVRQGEICGLIGPNGAGKTTLFNCVSRLHQPDSGSITLGGQDLLRLRADQIAGAGVARTFQSPGLFTSLTVVENVLVGAYHRTPGGLGAATLALPSVARHERRQRVRAMAVLDELGLADVADRVAAGLPFGTLKRVELARALMCDPRLLLLDEPANGLIHGEVMELAAVIATLCRERGLSVLLVEHHMAMVMAVSHHVVALNFGRKIADGAPEEVRAHPDVVAAYLGSAA; this is encoded by the coding sequence GTGACGCCGTCCGCCCCAGTGCTGCTCGACATCCGCGACCTTTGTGTGCGCTTCGGTGGGATCGCCGCCCTCGACGGTCCCAGCCTGGCGGTGCGCCAGGGTGAGATCTGCGGGCTGATCGGGCCCAACGGGGCGGGCAAGACCACGCTGTTCAACTGCGTCAGCCGGCTGCACCAGCCCGACTCGGGGTCGATCACGCTGGGCGGCCAGGACCTGCTGCGCTTGCGCGCCGACCAGATCGCCGGCGCCGGCGTCGCCCGCACCTTCCAGAGCCCCGGTCTGTTCACGTCCCTGACCGTCGTCGAGAACGTCCTGGTGGGCGCGTACCACCGCACGCCCGGAGGCCTCGGCGCGGCGACCCTGGCGCTGCCCAGCGTCGCCCGGCACGAGCGCCGACAGCGGGTCCGGGCCATGGCGGTGCTCGACGAGCTCGGCCTGGCCGACGTCGCCGACCGCGTGGCGGCCGGCCTTCCCTTCGGCACGCTCAAACGGGTCGAGCTCGCCCGCGCGTTGATGTGCGACCCACGGCTGCTGCTGCTCGACGAGCCGGCGAACGGTCTGATCCACGGCGAGGTGATGGAGCTGGCTGCGGTCATCGCGACGCTGTGCCGGGAGCGCGGCCTGAGCGTGCTGCTCGTGGAGCACCACATGGCGATGGTGATGGCGGTCTCCCACCACGTGGTGGCGCTCAACTTCGGCCGCAAGATCGCCGACGGCGCCCCCGAGGAGGTCCGCGCCCATCCCGACGTCGTCGCCGCCTATCTCGGCAGCGCCGCCTGA
- a CDS encoding ATP-binding cassette domain-containing protein has translation MMALLEVEGLRAGYGRGEVLHDVDLSVAAGETLVVLGANGAGKTTTLRALSGLIPAAGRLVLDGADLVGLGPTRTARLGVAHVPQGRGTFTDLTVEQNLRVGSYLRKDDAAADRDRWFEVFPRLRERRRQLAGALSGGEQQMLAIARALMMRPRLLLLDEPSLGLAPNTTRDLFATLADLRHDSDVALLIVEQNAQLALGIADHAVLLEVGAVVASGPAAAIAGDDSVRRAYLGY, from the coding sequence CTGATGGCTCTGCTGGAGGTCGAGGGCCTGCGCGCCGGGTACGGCCGCGGTGAGGTCCTGCACGACGTCGACCTGTCGGTCGCCGCGGGCGAGACGCTCGTCGTGCTCGGGGCCAACGGCGCGGGCAAGACGACGACGCTGCGCGCGCTGTCGGGCCTGATCCCCGCCGCGGGCCGCCTCGTCCTGGACGGCGCCGACCTGGTCGGGCTGGGTCCCACCCGCACGGCGCGCCTCGGCGTCGCACACGTGCCCCAGGGTCGCGGCACGTTCACCGACCTCACGGTCGAGCAGAACCTGCGCGTGGGCTCCTACCTGCGCAAGGACGACGCCGCCGCGGACCGTGACCGGTGGTTTGAGGTGTTCCCCCGCCTGCGCGAGCGCCGGCGCCAGCTCGCCGGCGCCCTCTCCGGCGGCGAGCAGCAGATGCTCGCCATCGCACGCGCGCTCATGATGCGCCCCCGGCTGCTGCTGCTCGACGAGCCCTCGCTCGGGTTGGCGCCCAACACCACGCGCGACCTGTTCGCGACCCTGGCCGACCTGCGCCACGACAGCGACGTGGCCCTGCTCATCGTGGAGCAGAACGCCCAGTTGGCGCTGGGCATCGCCGACCACGCCGTGCTGCTCGAGGTGGGCGCCGTCGTCGCCTCTGGCCCGGCCGCGGCCATCGCGGGCGACGACAGCGTGCGGCGCGCCTACCTCGGATACTGA